The bacterium DNA window AACGAAGCAGATTTGCGGGGCGACAATCGTAGCACAAATTTGACATTAATAGCACGCCTGGATATACTTCTCTGAATATGCACAAAGATGCCGATCACGCTATGAAACAACTTACCGACGAGGAAGCGCTGGACTATATCGAACGCTTTCACGGCCACATAGGGCCCTATGTTGTCCTCGGATACCGGGCAGGGCTAATCGCCTTGCGCGAGCTTGGCCAGGATCCGTTCACCAAGCGCGCGTTCAGCTTCACCGGCTTCAAGCCCCCGGTTTCGTGCTTTACCGACGGCGTCCAGCTTGGATCGTGCTGCACACTGGGCAAAGGCAACATACGCGTTGAGGATATGGCCCAGGCGCGCGTCCGCTTCGAGCGAAAGGACGGCTCCAAAACGGTAGAGATATCCCTCTTGGAAGAGACAGGACTCCGCATATCGGGCGCTAAGAGCTGGGAAGATTCGGAGGAGCTTGCGCGGAAGATGATTCTTGAGCCCGACGAACGACTTTTTGCGATAAAGGTGGATGAGCGGGTTTAGGACTCCTCAGCTCAAAGCCATAGGAATCGCTCATACGCCTTTTGCGAATCCCGGAGACGTGGAACGTCCGCAATCCGCAAGGGGGAGGGTCGAGATATTCAGCCGGTATGCGGACGGCCTCAAGGATATCGATGGATTTTCACACATCATCCTGATCTGGCTCTTCCACAAATCCAAGGGTACGGAACTACAGTGCTGTCCAACCCGGTACCGCATCCCTCCGCCCAGGGGTTTATTCGCCACCCGAAGCCCGTTCCGCGTCAATCCCATAGGCCTGACCGTTGTCAAGCTTCTTGAACGCGAAGGCTCCGTCCTCCATGTAAAAGGCGTAGACATGATAGAGGGCACGCCCGTGCTCGACATCAAACCCTACACCCGGCGCG harbors:
- the tsaA gene encoding tRNA (N6-threonylcarbamoyladenosine(37)-N6)-methyltransferase TrmO codes for the protein MSGFRTPQLKAIGIAHTPFANPGDVERPQSARGRVEIFSRYADGLKDIDGFSHIILIWLFHKSKGTELQCCPTRYRIPPPRGLFATRSPFRVNPIGLTVVKLLEREGSVLHVKGVDMIEGTPVLDIKPYTRRDRKSNISAGWLDEVKMPNREKMRDRQL
- a CDS encoding formylmethanofuran dehydrogenase produces the protein MHKDADHAMKQLTDEEALDYIERFHGHIGPYVVLGYRAGLIALRELGQDPFTKRAFSFTGFKPPVSCFTDGVQLGSCCTLGKGNIRVEDMAQARVRFERKDGSKTVEISLLEETGLRISGAKSWEDSEELARKMILEPDERLFAIKVDERV